From a single Thalassophryne amazonica chromosome 7, fThaAma1.1, whole genome shotgun sequence genomic region:
- the rab13 gene encoding ras-related protein Rab-13, with protein MAKKYDFLFKLLLIGDSGVGKTCLIIRFAEDNFNSTYISTIGIDFKVKTIDVDGKKVKLQVWDTAGQERFKTITTAYYRGAMGIILVYDITDEKSFENIQNWMKSIKENASAGVSRMLLGNKCDIEAKRKVYKETGEKLAKDHGIRFFETSAKSSINVEESFIALARDILHKSSKKPGPAGREVKITSSTGKKPSKCALL; from the exons ATGGCGAAAAAGTATGATTTCCTCTTCAAACTCTTACTGATCGGAGACAGCGGAGTGGGAAAAACATGTCTGATTATTCGCTTCGCGGAGGACAATTTCAATTCCACGTACATATCGACTATCG GCATTGACTTTAAAGTTAAAACGATTGACGTTGATGGAAAGAAAGTGAAACTACAAGTCTG GGACACAGCGGGGCAGGAGAGGTTCAAGACCATCACAACAGCCTACTACAGAGGAGCCATG GGTATCATTTTGGTGTATGACATCACAGATGAGAAGTCTTTTGAAAACATTCAGAACTGGATGAAGAGCATCAAAGAG AATGCATCAGCTGGTGTCAGCCGGATGTTGCTAGGTAATAAGTGTGACATTGAAGCCAAGCGGAAAGTTTATAAGGAGACAGGAGAGAAG CTGGCAAAAGATCACGGTATCAGGTTCTTTGAGACGAGCGCAAAGTCCAGCATTAACGTTGAGGAG TCTTTTATTGCTTTGGCACGTGACATACTACACAAGTCCAGCAAGAAACCA GGTCCAGCTGGTCGTGAGGTGAAAATCACCAGCAGTACAGGGAAAAAGCCCTCCAAATGTGCACTTCTTTAG